Proteins encoded within one genomic window of Paenarthrobacter sp. JL.01a:
- a CDS encoding EamA family transporter: MSAPMTKADAKNFLASGLGIALFSSAVFGTSGSFAKSMLETGWSPGAAVTVRLTGAALILAIPAVVVLRGRWHQLKENWLTILLFGLIGVAGCQLFYFNAVARLSVGVALLLEYLAPVMIVLWLWISTRRKPRALTAAGALLSLGGLVLVLDLTGAVKVDFVGVLWGMAAAVCLVIYFFITAKENDTLPPLVLASGGLLVGAVVMWLVGGLGLLPMTFSTADTTLGPWTVPWWVSAVGLIILATVLAYVSGIMAARSLGSKVASFVSLTEVLFAVIWAWLLLGELPGPIQLLGGLLIVGGVVLVRVDELRGDRRAAAAGARALDHPNDVEPVPSGPVAEGR, encoded by the coding sequence GTGTCAGCTCCAATGACGAAGGCTGATGCAAAGAATTTCCTGGCATCAGGACTCGGCATCGCACTCTTTTCTTCAGCCGTGTTCGGCACCTCAGGCTCCTTCGCCAAATCAATGCTGGAAACCGGCTGGTCACCCGGCGCCGCAGTCACTGTGCGCCTCACTGGTGCCGCACTGATACTGGCGATTCCCGCCGTCGTCGTTCTTCGCGGACGCTGGCACCAGCTCAAGGAAAACTGGCTCACCATCCTGCTTTTCGGCCTCATCGGAGTCGCCGGCTGCCAGCTCTTCTATTTCAACGCCGTAGCCCGTTTGTCCGTCGGCGTCGCGCTGCTGCTGGAGTACCTGGCCCCGGTGATGATCGTCCTATGGCTCTGGATCTCCACCCGCCGGAAGCCGCGCGCGCTGACCGCTGCCGGTGCGCTGCTTTCGCTCGGCGGCTTGGTGCTGGTGCTAGACCTGACCGGTGCCGTGAAGGTGGACTTTGTGGGCGTCCTGTGGGGTATGGCGGCGGCGGTGTGCCTGGTGATCTATTTCTTCATCACAGCCAAGGAGAATGACACCCTTCCTCCGCTGGTGCTGGCCTCGGGTGGATTGCTGGTGGGCGCCGTAGTGATGTGGCTCGTGGGCGGGTTGGGCTTGCTTCCCATGACGTTCAGTACCGCAGACACAACGCTGGGTCCGTGGACCGTGCCGTGGTGGGTGTCCGCCGTCGGCCTGATCATTCTGGCAACCGTCCTCGCGTACGTTTCCGGAATCATGGCTGCACGCAGCCTGGGCTCCAAGGTGGCTTCGTTCGTCTCGTTGACGGAGGTGCTGTTCGCTGTGATCTGGGCGTGGCTGTTGCTGGGTGAACTTCCCGGCCCGATCCAGCTCCTGGGCGGTCTCCTGATCGTGGGCGGCGTTGTCCTGGTCCGGGTGGATGAATTGCGCGGAGACCGCCGGGCCGCCGCCGCGGGCGCCCGGGCGCTGGATCATCCGAACGACGTCGAACCTGTCCCGTCAGGGCCGGTCGCCGAAGGTCGATGA
- a CDS encoding CGNR zinc finger domain-containing protein, with translation MLFAPDTVVALRSVVNLINTAANGQELLTSLEDLNAFLAAEEFTGSRVNSSEELNSIKRLRGQLATLWSSDEDTAAKSVNKLLTDAKALPQLVKHDHWDWHLHATTPEAPLADRMGTEAAMAIIDVIRSKEMERMRVCAADDCDAVVLDLSRNRSKLYCDTGNCANRTHVAAYRARKAAEGE, from the coding sequence GTGCTTTTTGCGCCTGACACCGTGGTTGCCCTCCGCAGCGTGGTCAACCTGATCAACACGGCTGCCAATGGGCAGGAACTGCTGACCTCCCTGGAAGACCTCAACGCCTTTCTGGCCGCTGAGGAGTTCACCGGTTCACGCGTCAATTCTTCGGAAGAGCTGAACAGCATCAAGCGTCTCCGTGGCCAGCTCGCAACGCTCTGGAGCTCAGACGAAGACACCGCAGCCAAGTCCGTCAACAAGCTGCTCACCGACGCGAAAGCACTTCCACAGCTGGTCAAACACGACCATTGGGATTGGCACCTTCACGCCACCACCCCTGAAGCGCCGCTGGCAGACCGCATGGGCACCGAAGCGGCGATGGCGATCATCGATGTGATCCGCAGCAAAGAGATGGAACGCATGCGGGTATGTGCCGCGGATGACTGTGACGCCGTGGTCCTCGACCTCAGCCGGAACCGCTCGAAGCTGTATTGCGACACGGGCAACTGCGCCAACCGAACCCACGTCGCGGCGTACCGGGCACGCAAGGCAGCCGAAGGCGAGTAA
- a CDS encoding DUF3592 domain-containing protein, whose protein sequence is MRLTVAAFALCLSAVVIAACFGLSATLAPFLAGSIRTNGTVTGQQPHRVKSRQVCNISIDYILGNHSQHATVDSGKDCKASLQPGTEVQLAVNPDNPGDIAVLSHGYPRENSWISVAGVAAFLATALVICLLLWVQRYVNTKRLLSQEASWCEMVATVRGRTRSKSGITLYVSAPDTMGNSRIFTMDFTDRGPRPSPKTGDKLDIALLTDGAAHGAVSVKGENKIHLVSFSVPNDFQLRAIG, encoded by the coding sequence ATGCGCCTTACTGTGGCTGCATTTGCCCTTTGCCTTTCCGCTGTAGTGATCGCCGCCTGCTTCGGACTCAGCGCAACATTGGCACCCTTCCTGGCCGGGTCAATCCGTACGAATGGCACCGTAACTGGCCAACAGCCCCACAGGGTCAAGAGTCGGCAAGTCTGCAATATCAGCATTGACTACATCTTGGGCAACCATTCGCAGCACGCCACCGTTGACTCCGGGAAGGACTGCAAGGCATCCCTCCAACCCGGCACTGAGGTCCAGCTGGCAGTCAATCCCGACAACCCAGGTGACATAGCAGTTCTCAGCCACGGATACCCCCGAGAAAACTCCTGGATAAGCGTGGCCGGCGTTGCGGCCTTCCTGGCCACAGCACTGGTTATATGCCTGCTGCTTTGGGTGCAGAGATATGTCAACACAAAGCGCCTGCTCTCCCAAGAAGCATCGTGGTGCGAGATGGTCGCCACCGTCCGCGGTCGGACTCGCTCCAAGAGTGGCATAACTCTGTACGTGTCAGCGCCGGACACTATGGGGAATAGCCGTATCTTCACCATGGACTTCACCGACCGAGGTCCGCGGCCGAGCCCAAAGACTGGCGATAAGCTCGACATTGCACTCCTCACCGATGGAGCGGCCCACGGCGCAGTGTCCGTCAAAGGCGAGAACAAGATCCACCTCGTAAGCTTCTCCGTTCCCAATGACTTCCAGCTCCGGGCCATCGGCTGA